From Acidothermus cellulolyticus 11B, a single genomic window includes:
- a CDS encoding glycosyltransferase family 2 protein, with product MTQPESAGAPAPDGVPKPGDSANRDTVARPDTVPGAGESPSPAEVPRVTIAVITWNGARFIDRCLDALASQRVTDNRGRQIEPEIWVIDNASTDNTTALAAAHPLQPRLVCLDTNRGFAGAADFAIRHAQTPFVVVLNQDTVVAPGWLAALMRPFAEPGGERIAATTSKVVFADSGLLNNTGVLIGPDGYGRDRGFGEPDDGRYDTDRDVPAFSGTAAAIRVSAARAVGSFDPDFFLYYEDTELSWRLRRAGWAIRYVPEAVVRHEHAASTDPRSPMFAFYNERNRLWMLITCAPIWRAGWEFLRFLAITLLLPLRRLIGMSVPATPNFSVRLRLRVAAGVLTALPALLRKRRHVRALRPPREARP from the coding sequence ATGACCCAGCCCGAATCGGCCGGAGCGCCCGCACCGGACGGCGTCCCTAAGCCGGGCGATTCGGCCAACCGGGACACCGTCGCTCGGCCGGACACCGTCCCCGGGGCGGGCGAATCGCCCAGTCCGGCCGAAGTGCCGAGGGTCACCATCGCTGTGATCACGTGGAACGGCGCCCGGTTCATCGACCGCTGCCTGGACGCCCTCGCATCCCAACGGGTCACCGACAACCGCGGCCGGCAGATCGAGCCGGAGATCTGGGTCATCGACAACGCCTCGACCGACAACACCACCGCGCTGGCCGCAGCCCATCCGCTGCAACCCCGGCTGGTCTGCCTCGACACCAACCGGGGATTCGCCGGCGCCGCCGATTTCGCGATACGCCACGCGCAAACCCCGTTCGTCGTCGTGCTGAACCAGGACACCGTCGTTGCTCCCGGCTGGCTCGCCGCGTTGATGCGGCCGTTCGCCGAACCCGGCGGCGAGCGAATTGCGGCGACCACCAGCAAAGTCGTCTTCGCGGACAGCGGCCTGCTCAACAACACCGGCGTGCTCATCGGCCCGGACGGTTACGGCCGGGACCGCGGATTCGGTGAACCGGACGACGGGCGGTACGACACCGACCGTGACGTGCCGGCATTTTCGGGGACGGCGGCCGCGATCCGCGTCTCCGCCGCACGTGCCGTCGGATCGTTCGACCCGGATTTCTTCTTGTACTACGAGGACACCGAGCTGTCGTGGCGGCTGCGTCGAGCCGGTTGGGCGATCCGTTACGTGCCCGAGGCGGTGGTACGGCACGAGCACGCCGCCTCAACCGACCCCCGCTCGCCGATGTTCGCCTTCTACAACGAGCGGAATCGACTGTGGATGCTCATCACCTGCGCCCCGATATGGCGGGCAGGCTGGGAATTTCTCCGGTTCCTTGCGATTACTTTGCTGCTGCCGCTCCGGAGGCTCATCGGAATGTCCGTCCCCGCGACGCCGAATTTCTCCGTCCGGCTCCGCCTGCGGGTGGCGGCCGGCGTCCTCACCGCCCTGCCGGCCCTGCTGCGCAAACGCCGGCACGTCCGCGCACTCCGCCCTCCGCGGGAAGCGCGGCCGTAG
- a CDS encoding glycosyltransferase family 4 protein, with product MAPRVLIDATAVPADRGGLGRYVDGLLAALGALGADVAVVCQRVDAERYGRMLPNAQIVAGPASLANRTARLAWEQTGLPLIAEHVGARVLHTPNYSVPLHSPVPVVTTIHDATFFSEPELYPAARGAFYRAAIRSAVRRASRCIVPSKATREELVRLLEADPTRIDVAYHGVDHAIFHPPSDAERAHIFARLGLRDQQYVAFLGAFEPRKNVPSLVRGWVQAVKDMEKPPALVIAGGAGWDDDIDAAIAEVPAHLRVIRPGYLRIADLAGYLGSAEVVAFPSHGEGFGLPVLEAMACGAAVLTTYRLSLPEVGGDAVAYTEPDAVSIGRALAALLADPDRRRALGEAAYRRSLEFSWTASAEAHLASYERAAGEA from the coding sequence GTGGCGCCGAGAGTGCTCATCGACGCCACCGCTGTTCCCGCTGACCGGGGTGGTCTCGGGCGGTATGTCGACGGTTTGCTCGCCGCGCTCGGCGCGCTCGGCGCGGACGTCGCCGTCGTCTGCCAGCGGGTGGACGCCGAGCGGTACGGCCGGATGCTGCCCAATGCGCAGATCGTCGCCGGGCCGGCGTCGTTGGCGAATCGCACCGCGCGGCTGGCCTGGGAGCAGACCGGCCTCCCGCTGATCGCCGAACATGTCGGGGCACGGGTGCTGCACACCCCGAATTACTCCGTGCCGCTGCACTCCCCGGTGCCGGTGGTGACGACCATCCACGACGCGACGTTCTTCAGCGAACCGGAGTTGTACCCGGCGGCCCGGGGTGCGTTTTACCGGGCGGCGATTCGGTCGGCGGTCCGGCGGGCGTCCCGGTGCATCGTGCCGTCGAAGGCGACCCGCGAGGAGTTGGTCCGCCTCCTCGAAGCCGACCCGACCCGGATCGACGTCGCGTATCACGGTGTTGACCACGCGATTTTCCACCCGCCGAGCGACGCGGAGCGGGCGCACATTTTCGCCCGGCTGGGGCTGCGCGACCAGCAGTATGTGGCGTTTCTCGGCGCGTTCGAGCCGCGGAAGAATGTGCCGAGCCTGGTCCGCGGCTGGGTGCAGGCGGTCAAGGACATGGAGAAGCCCCCGGCGCTCGTCATCGCCGGCGGCGCGGGCTGGGACGACGACATCGACGCCGCGATCGCCGAGGTGCCGGCGCACCTGCGGGTGATCCGGCCGGGATATTTGCGCATCGCCGATCTCGCCGGCTATTTGGGCAGTGCGGAGGTGGTGGCTTTTCCCAGCCACGGCGAAGGGTTCGGTCTACCGGTGTTGGAGGCGATGGCCTGCGGCGCTGCGGTGCTGACGACGTACCGGCTCTCGCTGCCGGAGGTCGGCGGTGACGCCGTGGCGTACACCGAGCCGGACGCCGTGTCGATCGGCCGGGCGCTTGCGGCTCTGCTCGCCGACCCGGATCGTCGCCGCGCGCTCGGCGAGGCCGCGTATCGCCGGTCGTTGGAGTTCAGTTGGACGGCGAGCGCGGAGGCGCATCTGGCGAGCTATGAGCGGGCCGCAGGGGAGGCGTGA
- a CDS encoding cell wall-binding repeat-containing protein, whose protein sequence is MRVLHVTSSFPRHDQDFIAPFLLDLMHAQQQAGIDVMVVAPHDATVSQYAAVSPDPPIGPDATVSPDAAAAAAAPARPSPSPDTRPDPSPDARPRPSPDARPPGRRPDTHGTVAGVRVRWFHYAPAGLERLAYRGGLLAAARSPAALLIPPFLAAMTAAVRRATRDFQPDLIHAHWWFPAGFCALPASRRSGRPLVITAHGSDLHLLRFPPLRPLARAVLRHAALATAGSAAAFTGAGGGGISSAGSVTVYPGLTGQALSNVTVSLPDASGAGWSAGDFLTFTLTSAAASTPHVCQTSSNLNESASLAAPTVTAANSGTSAAFTGFTVTQGSSSTCNVKDSFTIALTSGAPSDTNNTVFTISGLSLTLGSAIAPGTPVYVYVTASNGTPFGAGTVDAAAQVATVSDVSVSTSVVGATPGATVAINPIVVTDYARGTINTQIQFKLATSGVTDKFATAGTLTAPSGVTFTGPSETLPSSTLTYKITGSVPAGGKFTLTGATVTVDATQPATLADHVVQVWTGSTLGQVGPNANVVVVANTSRTYAGVDRYATSAALFAANHNSYAVVASGMSYADGLSADVLAAHLGTGVLLTDPNSLPDSTRQALINNGVAIVYIVGGTSAVSANVESQIAALHVSNNPANPLITVYRIAGSDRYQTNMQVNLTAGPTGGRAIIATGTNFADALAVSPEVYSQHYALVLTDPNSLSSTAQSTLTDLGITNVIIVGGTSAVSANVESQLKSDGFTVLYRIAGADRTGTAAQIAIWATAGLSAANGYNALDTGGLATFKGAANMATVELTRGDAFPDALSAGPAVGNAGHVLLLTANPTTLGSGAGQYLGGKARTVTTFDAIGYSAAVSPSVLTAAIAALG, encoded by the coding sequence GTGCGCGTGCTTCACGTCACCTCGTCGTTCCCCCGACATGATCAAGACTTCATAGCCCCGTTTTTACTCGACCTTATGCATGCGCAGCAGCAGGCCGGGATCGACGTGATGGTCGTCGCGCCACACGACGCCACGGTCAGTCAGTACGCCGCGGTGAGCCCGGACCCCCCGATCGGTCCGGACGCCACGGTGAGCCCGGACGCCGCGGCTGCGGCGGCTGCGCCCGCCCGGCCGAGCCCCAGCCCCGACACCCGCCCGGACCCCAGCCCCGACGCCCGCCCGCGCCCCAGCCCCGACGCCCGCCCGCCGGGCCGCCGCCCGGATACCCACGGCACGGTCGCTGGCGTGCGGGTGCGCTGGTTCCACTACGCACCGGCCGGCCTCGAACGGCTCGCCTACCGTGGGGGACTCCTCGCCGCGGCACGGTCCCCGGCGGCGCTGCTCATTCCGCCGTTCCTGGCCGCGATGACCGCCGCGGTTCGCCGCGCGACCCGCGACTTCCAGCCGGACCTCATTCACGCCCACTGGTGGTTCCCCGCCGGTTTCTGCGCCCTCCCGGCCAGCCGCCGCTCCGGCCGGCCGCTCGTCATCACCGCGCACGGCTCGGACCTCCACCTCCTCCGCTTCCCGCCGCTGCGCCCGCTGGCCCGCGCCGTGCTCCGCCACGCCGCGCTCGCCACCGCCGGCAGCGCCGCCGCTTTTACGGGCGCGGGCGGCGGTGGTATCAGCTCGGCCGGCTCGGTGACCGTTTATCCCGGGTTGACCGGCCAGGCGCTCTCCAACGTCACGGTCAGCCTGCCGGACGCGAGCGGCGCCGGCTGGTCCGCTGGTGACTTTCTCACCTTCACGTTGACCAGCGCCGCGGCTAGCACGCCCCACGTCTGCCAGACGTCGAGCAACCTCAACGAGTCGGCCTCGCTGGCGGCTCCGACGGTGACCGCGGCGAATAGCGGCACGTCGGCGGCGTTCACCGGGTTCACCGTGACCCAGGGGTCGAGTAGCACGTGCAATGTCAAGGACTCTTTTACAATCGCTTTGACCAGTGGCGCGCCCAGTGACACGAATAACACGGTGTTCACGATTTCGGGTTTGTCGTTGACCCTGGGCTCGGCCATCGCTCCGGGCACGCCTGTGTACGTGTACGTGACGGCGAGCAACGGCACGCCGTTCGGAGCAGGCACCGTCGATGCCGCCGCGCAGGTGGCGACGGTGTCGGACGTGTCGGTGAGCACGAGCGTGGTCGGTGCGACGCCCGGCGCGACGGTAGCGATTAATCCAATCGTGGTCACCGACTACGCTCGCGGCACCATCAACACGCAGATTCAGTTCAAGCTCGCGACTTCCGGTGTCACTGACAAATTCGCGACGGCGGGCACGTTGACCGCGCCGTCCGGGGTGACTTTCACCGGGCCGAGTGAGACGCTGCCATCGAGCACGCTGACGTATAAGATTACTGGTTCGGTTCCGGCGGGTGGCAAGTTCACCCTGACCGGCGCCACCGTCACAGTGGACGCCACACAGCCCGCCACCCTAGCTGATCACGTGGTGCAGGTATGGACCGGTTCGACGCTCGGTCAGGTGGGTCCGAACGCGAATGTCGTGGTCGTCGCGAACACGTCGCGTACCTACGCCGGTGTTGACCGGTACGCTACGTCGGCCGCTTTGTTCGCCGCCAACCACAACAGCTACGCGGTGGTCGCGAGTGGGATGAGCTACGCGGACGGGCTGTCGGCTGATGTGCTGGCTGCGCATCTGGGTACCGGTGTGTTGTTGACGGATCCGAATTCGTTGCCGGACTCGACTCGGCAAGCGCTGATCAACAATGGTGTTGCGATCGTGTACATCGTGGGTGGCACGTCGGCGGTGAGCGCGAATGTGGAGTCGCAGATCGCCGCGCTGCACGTGTCGAACAACCCGGCCAACCCGTTGATCACCGTGTATCGGATCGCCGGCAGTGACCGGTACCAGACCAACATGCAGGTCAACCTCACGGCTGGTCCGACCGGCGGCCGGGCGATTATCGCGACGGGCACGAATTTCGCGGACGCCCTGGCGGTGAGCCCGGAGGTCTACTCCCAGCACTACGCGCTGGTTCTCACCGACCCGAATTCGTTGAGCTCGACCGCGCAGAGCACGCTGACGGACCTGGGTATCACGAATGTGATCATCGTGGGTGGCACGTCGGCGGTGTCGGCGAATGTCGAGTCGCAGTTGAAGAGCGATGGGTTCACGGTGCTGTACCGGATCGCCGGTGCGGATCGGACCGGGACCGCGGCGCAGATCGCGATCTGGGCGACCGCTGGACTGTCGGCGGCCAACGGGTACAACGCGCTGGACACTGGCGGCCTGGCAACGTTCAAGGGCGCTGCCAATATGGCCACGGTTGAGTTGACGCGTGGGGATGCGTTCCCCGACGCTCTGTCCGCCGGCCCGGCGGTTGGGAACGCGGGTCACGTGCTGCTGCTCACCGCTAACCCGACCACGCTCGGGTCTGGCGCCGGCCAGTACCTGGGCGGCAAGGCGCGCACTGTGACCACCTTCGACGCGATCGGCTACTCGGCGGCGGTCAGCCCGTCGGTGCTCACCGCGGCGATCGCGGCGCTCGGCTAA
- a CDS encoding zinc-dependent alcohol dehydrogenase gives MRALLVREPGAIELAEVADPVPGAEEVLVRPTLVGICGTDVDIVDGRVDPLFIRYPMVLGHEWTGVVAEPGRGGLAAGTRVVVEGIVPCGRCTACAAGATNRCDTYDELGFTRYGAAAELVRAPAHLVHPLAPQVSEESAVLTEPASVVFTGLSRVSPVPGWRVLVIGDGTIGLLAARLAHLWSPSEVTLLGRRTEQAGLAASAGADQFTVDTEAVPAGHFDLVVEAAGSAAAVRTAFAAVRRGGVVLLLGYLGGPPGAELPVDDVVNGDLTIAGSFGYTRTAWRRVVDLLNAGSVDLGFLVTHRFPLQAYAAAFAALREGSGSRAKVALIPAG, from the coding sequence ATGCGCGCTCTGTTGGTCCGCGAACCCGGAGCGATCGAGCTCGCCGAGGTGGCCGACCCCGTGCCTGGCGCCGAGGAGGTGCTGGTGCGTCCGACCCTCGTCGGCATCTGCGGAACGGATGTGGACATCGTCGACGGTCGGGTGGATCCCCTCTTCATCCGCTACCCGATGGTGCTCGGTCACGAGTGGACGGGTGTGGTGGCCGAACCGGGACGCGGTGGCCTGGCCGCCGGTACGCGGGTCGTCGTGGAGGGGATCGTGCCGTGCGGTAGATGCACCGCCTGCGCGGCCGGCGCAACAAATCGATGCGACACCTACGACGAGCTGGGGTTCACCCGTTACGGCGCTGCGGCGGAGCTGGTGCGTGCGCCGGCGCATCTCGTGCATCCGCTAGCGCCTCAAGTCTCCGAGGAGTCGGCCGTGCTCACCGAACCGGCGTCGGTGGTCTTCACCGGGCTGAGCCGGGTCTCGCCTGTTCCGGGATGGCGGGTGTTAGTGATCGGCGATGGGACGATCGGCTTGCTGGCGGCACGGTTGGCGCACCTGTGGTCGCCCAGTGAGGTGACCCTCCTTGGCCGGCGGACCGAGCAGGCCGGGCTGGCCGCCAGCGCTGGTGCGGATCAGTTCACGGTGGATACCGAGGCTGTGCCGGCGGGTCATTTTGATCTCGTGGTCGAGGCGGCCGGGAGTGCGGCGGCGGTGCGGACGGCGTTCGCCGCGGTGCGCCGCGGCGGGGTGGTGCTTCTCCTTGGCTACCTGGGTGGCCCGCCGGGTGCGGAGTTGCCGGTGGACGACGTCGTCAACGGCGATCTCACCATCGCTGGAAGTTTTGGTTACACGCGGACGGCGTGGCGCCGGGTCGTCGACCTCCTCAACGCGGGCAGCGTGGATCTGGGTTTCCTTGTGACACACCGATTCCCGCTCCAGGCGTATGCGGCTGCCTTCGCGGCACTCCGCGAAGGCAGCGGTTCCCGAGCGAAGGTAGCTCTCATCCCGGCGGGGTGA
- a CDS encoding IclR family transcriptional regulator produces MPNTDDTARYRVGSVWRALQIVSTVAQGSAQGSTLSELAHACGLSKSATHSLVRTLVDAGYLRAIEPGPRYTLGIVLVHLGDVAARQFPLTEMAAPILRKLSEETRLTIRLAIADDGYPVFVERIDALDAVRFHAPLGVRELPHTSAAGKAILATLTDAEVRRIAEECGLPRRTAKSICDVPTLLHDLAMTRRRGYAIDDEEDVDGVFCVAAPFFDHRGRCGGALSATGVKVGVPTWRLQELGDVVRLGAEQLTKVLGGTLPAEWEHAR; encoded by the coding sequence ATGCCGAACACCGATGACACCGCCCGCTACCGGGTGGGGAGCGTGTGGCGTGCGCTGCAGATCGTGTCAACCGTGGCACAGGGGTCGGCGCAAGGGTCCACCCTGAGCGAGCTGGCCCACGCCTGCGGTCTGTCGAAGAGCGCCACGCACAGTCTGGTCCGGACGTTGGTCGACGCTGGTTATCTGCGCGCCATCGAACCGGGCCCCCGGTACACGTTGGGAATCGTGTTGGTGCACCTGGGGGATGTCGCGGCGCGGCAGTTTCCGCTGACCGAGATGGCGGCGCCGATTCTCCGCAAGCTCAGCGAGGAGACCCGGCTCACCATCCGCTTGGCGATTGCGGACGACGGTTATCCCGTCTTCGTCGAGCGGATTGACGCGTTGGATGCGGTGCGGTTTCACGCCCCGCTGGGGGTGCGCGAACTGCCGCACACCTCCGCCGCCGGGAAGGCGATTCTGGCCACCCTGACGGATGCAGAGGTCCGGCGGATTGCCGAGGAGTGCGGTCTGCCGCGCCGCACGGCCAAGAGCATTTGCGACGTCCCCACCCTGCTGCACGACTTGGCGATGACACGGCGCCGGGGCTACGCGATCGATGACGAGGAGGACGTCGACGGTGTTTTCTGTGTCGCTGCACCGTTCTTCGACCATCGAGGGCGCTGCGGAGGCGCGCTCTCGGCGACCGGGGTGAAGGTTGGGGTGCCGACCTGGCGGCTGCAGGAGCTAGGCGACGTGGTGCGGCTCGGAGCGGAACAGCTGACGAAGGTGCTCGGCGGCACGCTGCCGGCCGAGTGGGAACACGCGAGGTGA
- a CDS encoding M24 family metallopeptidase, with protein MDVNRATAAAARLAALREHVGVPGIVLTTPGNVAWLTGGANTPIDRGATTDVIWAVATPDHIAIITTEVEAPRLADEAAFGSLGWPIHAVPWWEPAMFVAKAEAIAGVHADRLAADGHPAFGLDLAVHLVRTRMALTPPDVAALARLGTDAAAAVSAALRAWQPGDTDRTIAARIAADLEEVGAFPTVLLVGGDDRLQRYRHPVTVGAPLHDVVMTVLVAVRGGLHVALTRYAARTPPPTEWRDRLNAVRRIHRAVLDACWPGRTVGAALQALAAAYAAEGAPDAWRQHYQGGPIAYAQREYELAPVQTTDQWWSHVLTSDTAVAWNPSLPGGAKDEDTYLITPAGPRLLTTCTEWPMTNDDVPRPDVWVIDGTPPSGERQQQPLPIGTSPP; from the coding sequence TTGGACGTCAACCGGGCAACCGCGGCCGCCGCCCGGCTCGCCGCGCTGCGAGAGCACGTCGGAGTTCCGGGCATCGTGCTCACCACCCCGGGCAACGTTGCCTGGCTCACCGGCGGTGCCAACACGCCCATCGACCGCGGCGCAACCACCGACGTCATCTGGGCGGTCGCGACCCCGGACCACATAGCGATCATCACAACCGAGGTTGAAGCGCCCCGATTGGCCGATGAAGCGGCATTCGGTTCCCTCGGTTGGCCTATCCACGCGGTGCCGTGGTGGGAGCCCGCCATGTTCGTCGCCAAGGCCGAAGCGATTGCCGGCGTTCATGCGGACCGCCTCGCCGCCGACGGGCACCCTGCCTTCGGACTCGACCTCGCCGTCCACCTCGTGCGCACCCGCATGGCCCTCACACCGCCCGACGTCGCGGCCCTTGCCCGGCTGGGCACAGACGCCGCCGCAGCCGTCAGCGCCGCGCTTCGCGCCTGGCAACCCGGGGACACCGACCGTACGATCGCCGCTCGGATCGCCGCGGATCTCGAAGAGGTCGGGGCATTTCCCACCGTTCTCCTCGTCGGCGGCGACGACCGCCTCCAGCGCTACCGGCACCCGGTCACCGTTGGTGCTCCGCTCCACGACGTCGTCATGACCGTGCTCGTAGCGGTCCGCGGCGGCCTTCACGTCGCCCTCACCCGCTACGCCGCCCGCACCCCGCCGCCCACCGAGTGGCGGGACCGGCTCAACGCCGTCCGGCGGATCCACCGGGCTGTCCTCGACGCCTGCTGGCCCGGACGCACGGTCGGTGCGGCCCTCCAAGCCCTTGCCGCGGCCTACGCGGCCGAGGGCGCCCCCGACGCCTGGCGCCAGCACTACCAAGGCGGGCCGATCGCCTACGCGCAGCGGGAGTACGAACTCGCCCCGGTGCAGACCACGGACCAGTGGTGGAGTCACGTCCTCACCTCCGACACGGCGGTGGCGTGGAATCCCAGCCTCCCCGGCGGTGCGAAGGACGAAGACACCTACCTCATCACCCCCGCCGGACCCCGCCTCCTCACCACCTGCACGGAATGGCCCATGACCAACGACGACGTGCCGCGACCCGACGTCTGGGTCATCGACGGCACCCCGCCGAGCGGCGAGCGACAGCAACAGCCGTTGCCCATCGGCACGTCGCCGCCGTGA
- a CDS encoding U32 family peptidase: MRADALLRAANIPAESGIAPSSKKFPDGADFRIEIPSVEGPAVLAAVIDEAERRGVVVNRVSQGSGAMLLTEAELRDMAAIGRDAGLEISLFVGPREEWGIGAQSRGVDGAALSGSIRGLRQLRYAVEDVLRAVECGIRGFLVADPGLQRFLSRAQDAGDIPADVVWKTSAVSAPSNPLTLQLLVDIGADTVNLPTDLTLAELAEMRAVADIPLDLYVESPDAMGGVVRGEQLADLVSVAAPLYAKFGLRNSRPLYPSGLHLQDDAAVIAREKVRRAQLALEWLERTGSHAIQSKPGALGLGIPVP, translated from the coding sequence ATGCGAGCTGATGCACTGCTCCGGGCGGCAAACATCCCCGCCGAGTCGGGGATTGCGCCGAGCAGCAAGAAATTCCCAGACGGCGCCGATTTCCGCATCGAAATTCCCTCCGTCGAAGGCCCGGCGGTGCTGGCCGCCGTCATCGACGAAGCCGAGCGTCGCGGCGTCGTCGTCAACCGTGTCTCCCAGGGCAGCGGTGCGATGCTCCTGACCGAAGCCGAGCTGCGTGATATGGCCGCCATCGGCCGTGACGCCGGACTGGAAATTTCCCTCTTCGTCGGACCGCGCGAAGAATGGGGAATCGGCGCCCAGTCCCGCGGCGTCGACGGAGCCGCGCTCAGCGGATCCATTCGCGGACTGCGGCAATTGCGGTATGCGGTCGAAGACGTGCTCCGCGCCGTGGAGTGCGGCATCCGCGGATTCCTTGTCGCCGATCCCGGGCTGCAGCGGTTTCTCTCCCGGGCGCAAGACGCCGGCGATATTCCCGCCGATGTGGTCTGGAAGACGTCAGCGGTGAGCGCGCCGTCCAATCCACTGACCCTCCAACTTCTGGTGGACATCGGCGCCGACACCGTCAACCTGCCCACTGACCTGACGCTGGCCGAACTCGCCGAAATGCGTGCGGTAGCGGACATCCCGCTCGACCTGTATGTCGAATCGCCGGATGCGATGGGCGGTGTGGTGCGCGGGGAACAACTCGCCGACCTGGTGAGCGTCGCCGCACCGCTGTACGCCAAATTCGGGTTACGCAATTCCCGTCCGCTCTATCCCTCGGGGCTCCACCTGCAAGATGACGCGGCCGTCATCGCCAGGGAGAAAGTACGCCGCGCGCAACTCGCCTTGGAATGGCTGGAGCGTACCGGCTCCCACGCGATCCAGTCGAAACCCGGCGCCCTCGGTTTGGGAATCCCGGTGCCATGA
- a CDS encoding dihydroxy-acid dehydratase: MTAASNSSSRNAPLRSARWFDGDDDVAVEHRAALRSANPEFRPGGSQPVIGIADTSSELNPCNLPLRGLIPDVAQGIHDAGGIPVTLPAMSLGEDLMKPTAMLYRNLLSIEIEEYLRAYPLDGIVLLANCDKTVPGSVMGAVSANFPTMMLIGGPRPIQTFRGRRIGSGTALWRAFDQHRSGELDDAAWAEFEQCLSCGQGACNTMGTAASMAVVVETLGFTLPGTATMPADDPARRAVAHETGRRAVAAVRENVRPRDLITGISLRNAIRALNACGGSTNAILHLIAIARRAGNALSPADVAAAGRGVPVLLDIEPHGQGLVPDFHAAGGVPAILATLGDFIDRSALAGNGEPWSRVLRNAPVVNETTVIRPLDAPLRSDGAFAFLHGNLAPRGAVLKTVAASERLFQHRGPAVVFHGYDDLWSRIDDPDLEVTPESVLVLAGCGPIGGPGMPEWGMIPIPKKLAKAGVRDMVRVSDARMSGTSFGTCVLHVAPEAAIGGPLALVRDGDIIHLDVTRGRLDVEISEAELRRRAAEWVTPPNPYRRGWIALYRAHVTQADEGCDLDFLQPRTPQDIEFVEPTIGRS; encoded by the coding sequence ATGACCGCTGCTTCGAATTCGTCATCGCGTAACGCGCCGTTGCGCAGCGCCCGTTGGTTCGACGGCGACGACGACGTTGCCGTCGAACACCGCGCGGCGCTTCGCTCAGCGAACCCTGAGTTCCGTCCCGGCGGATCGCAGCCAGTGATCGGGATCGCGGACACGTCAAGTGAACTCAACCCGTGCAATTTGCCGCTGCGCGGACTCATCCCCGACGTGGCGCAAGGAATTCACGACGCCGGCGGGATTCCGGTCACCCTCCCCGCCATGTCGCTGGGTGAAGACCTGATGAAGCCGACCGCGATGCTCTATCGCAATCTGCTGAGCATCGAAATCGAAGAATATCTCCGCGCCTACCCACTCGACGGGATCGTGCTCCTCGCCAACTGCGACAAGACCGTGCCCGGCTCTGTCATGGGTGCCGTGAGCGCCAATTTCCCAACAATGATGCTCATCGGCGGTCCTCGGCCCATCCAAACATTCCGCGGACGCCGGATCGGCAGTGGTACCGCGTTATGGCGCGCCTTCGACCAGCACCGTTCGGGCGAGCTGGACGATGCCGCATGGGCGGAATTTGAGCAGTGCCTGAGCTGCGGCCAAGGCGCGTGCAACACCATGGGCACAGCCGCCTCCATGGCCGTCGTCGTGGAAACCCTCGGCTTCACCCTGCCTGGTACGGCGACGATGCCCGCCGACGACCCGGCCCGCCGGGCCGTCGCGCACGAGACCGGTCGCCGCGCGGTCGCCGCCGTCCGGGAGAACGTCCGACCCCGCGACCTCATCACCGGAATCAGTCTTCGCAACGCAATCCGCGCCCTCAACGCCTGCGGCGGCTCAACCAACGCGATCCTTCACCTCATCGCGATCGCCCGGCGCGCCGGCAACGCCCTGTCACCAGCGGACGTCGCCGCCGCCGGCCGTGGCGTTCCGGTGCTCCTCGATATCGAACCGCACGGTCAGGGTCTCGTGCCGGATTTTCACGCGGCCGGCGGCGTCCCGGCGATCCTTGCCACCCTCGGCGATTTCATCGACCGCTCTGCGCTCGCCGGAAATGGCGAACCGTGGTCGCGCGTCCTGCGGAATGCGCCGGTCGTCAACGAGACGACCGTCATCCGCCCGCTGGACGCGCCATTGCGATCCGACGGCGCTTTCGCCTTCCTGCACGGCAACCTTGCACCGCGCGGCGCCGTACTGAAAACCGTCGCGGCGAGTGAGCGTCTTTTCCAGCACCGGGGTCCAGCCGTCGTTTTCCACGGCTACGACGATCTGTGGTCGCGCATTGACGATCCAGATCTCGAGGTCACGCCGGAGAGTGTGCTCGTCCTCGCCGGATGTGGACCGATCGGCGGCCCCGGAATGCCTGAATGGGGCATGATTCCCATCCCGAAGAAGCTGGCGAAAGCCGGCGTCCGTGACATGGTGCGCGTGAGCGACGCGCGCATGAGCGGTACGTCGTTCGGCACCTGTGTGCTCCACGTCGCACCTGAGGCCGCAATCGGCGGGCCGTTGGCGCTGGTCCGGGACGGTGACATCATCCACCTCGACGTCACCCGCGGCCGCCTCGACGTGGAAATCAGCGAGGCGGAACTGCGGCGTCGCGCCGCCGAGTGGGTGACGCCGCCCAATCCCTACCGGCGGGGTTGGATCGCGCTGTACCGCGCCCACGTCACCCAAGCCGACGAAGGCTGCGATCTCGATTTTCTCCAGCCCCGCACGCCGCAAGACATCGAATTCGTCGAACCCACCATCGGTCGTTCGTAA